One genomic segment of Actinoplanes ianthinogenes includes these proteins:
- a CDS encoding ABC transporter permease, with protein sequence MIGYLGRRIVGGAVVLLALSALIYALFYLAPSDPAVLACGKGCTPERLAAVREAMGVADPIWQQYWHYLQGIFVGRDYSIGPEVRHCPAPCLGYSFETSQPVTTLLLDRLPVSFSLALGAEILSLAIGIGAGLLAGARRFRWLDRIVNGLVLAGYAVPVFLVGLLLLLLFCVHLQWLPFPQYVPFTTDPLLWAQNLLLPWIALAVIQSAAYARLTRAGLQETLAEDHIRTARAYGIPERRILWRRALRGALLPLVTLTAVDVASIVTSAVLTETMFGLPGIGQLLVGAVNQIDLPVVVGVTLLTGLIIVVANAAADLLYAAVDPRVQLR encoded by the coding sequence ATGATCGGATACCTCGGGCGGCGGATCGTCGGCGGCGCGGTCGTGCTGCTGGCCCTCTCCGCCCTCATCTACGCGCTGTTCTACCTCGCGCCGTCCGACCCGGCAGTGCTGGCCTGCGGCAAGGGCTGCACCCCGGAACGGCTCGCCGCCGTCCGCGAGGCGATGGGTGTCGCCGACCCGATCTGGCAGCAGTACTGGCACTACCTGCAGGGCATCTTCGTGGGCCGGGACTACTCGATCGGCCCCGAGGTGCGCCACTGCCCGGCACCCTGCCTCGGCTACTCCTTCGAGACGTCGCAGCCGGTCACCACCCTGCTGCTGGACCGGCTCCCGGTCTCGTTCTCGCTGGCCCTCGGCGCCGAGATCCTGTCGCTGGCGATCGGCATCGGCGCCGGCCTGCTCGCCGGCGCGCGCCGGTTCCGCTGGCTGGACCGGATCGTCAACGGCCTGGTGCTCGCCGGTTACGCCGTCCCGGTCTTCCTGGTCGGCCTGCTGCTGCTCCTGCTCTTCTGCGTGCACCTGCAGTGGCTTCCGTTCCCGCAGTACGTCCCGTTCACCACCGATCCCCTGCTCTGGGCGCAGAACCTGCTCCTGCCGTGGATCGCGCTCGCGGTGATCCAGTCCGCGGCCTACGCCCGGCTGACCCGGGCCGGGTTGCAGGAGACCCTGGCCGAGGACCACATCCGGACCGCCCGGGCGTACGGGATCCCGGAACGCCGGATCCTCTGGCGCCGGGCCCTGCGCGGGGCGCTGCTGCCGCTGGTCACGCTGACCGCGGTGGACGTCGCCTCGATCGTGACCAGCGCGGTGCTCACCGAGACCATGTTCGGCCTGCCCGGCATCGGGCAGCTGCTGGTCGGCGCGGTGAACCAGATCGACCTGCCGGTGGTCGTCGGGGTCACCCTGCTCACCGGCCTGATCATCGTGGTCGCCAACGCGGCCGCCGACCTGCTCTACGCCGCCGTCGATCCCCGGGTGCAGCTGCGATGA
- a CDS encoding ABC transporter permease: protein MIRALLRDRGFVAGAVIAAGMVLVAVTAPLLASLAGQDYTTYHDTLLDSARGGVPIGAFGGVSGEHWLGVEPGTGRDLFARLVYGAQVSVGVAVAATFLEVLLGVTVGVAAGLGGRWADAGLSRIIDLVLSVPVLVMAISLLAIVPQDWPRPLLLAVVIAVLGWGGTARISRGETLTLRTRDYVAAAQVAGMPWWRVARREILPGLTAPILTYAALLLPTNMVVEAGLSFLGVGVRPPTPSWGQMLSSATTWFRADPMYVFLPGLLLFLTLLSFVLVANGLRRAFDPRQREVLR from the coding sequence GTGATCCGTGCGCTCCTGAGGGATCGCGGCTTCGTCGCGGGGGCGGTGATCGCGGCCGGCATGGTGCTGGTCGCGGTCACCGCGCCGCTGCTCGCCTCGCTGGCCGGGCAGGACTACACGACGTATCACGACACCCTGCTCGACTCGGCGCGCGGCGGCGTGCCGATCGGGGCGTTCGGCGGGGTCAGCGGCGAGCACTGGCTCGGCGTGGAACCCGGGACCGGGCGGGACCTGTTCGCCCGGCTGGTCTACGGCGCGCAGGTGTCGGTCGGCGTCGCGGTCGCCGCCACCTTTCTCGAGGTGCTGCTCGGCGTGACCGTCGGGGTCGCGGCCGGGCTCGGCGGCCGCTGGGCGGACGCCGGCCTGAGCCGGATCATCGACCTGGTGCTGTCGGTGCCGGTGCTGGTCATGGCGATCTCGCTGCTGGCCATCGTGCCGCAGGACTGGCCCCGCCCGCTGCTGCTGGCCGTGGTGATCGCGGTGCTCGGCTGGGGCGGCACCGCCCGGATCAGCCGCGGCGAGACGCTCACCCTGCGCACCCGCGACTACGTGGCGGCCGCCCAGGTGGCCGGCATGCCCTGGTGGCGGGTCGCCCGGCGGGAGATCCTGCCCGGCCTGACCGCCCCGATCCTCACCTACGCCGCCCTGCTGCTGCCCACCAACATGGTGGTCGAGGCCGGGCTCTCCTTCCTCGGCGTCGGCGTGCGCCCGCCCACCCCGTCCTGGGGCCAGATGCTGTCCAGCGCGACCACCTGGTTCCGGGCCGACCCGATGTACGTCTTCCTCCCGGGACTGCTGTTGTTCCTCACCCTGCTCTCGTTCGTGCTGGTCGCCAACGGTCTGCGCCGTGCCTTCGACCCCCGGCAGCGGGAGGTGCTGCGATGA
- a CDS encoding ABC transporter substrate-binding protein, with protein sequence MTVLLAGCQGGGGDGSTTTSGAAFDPATCQGGTLTVLNQGGINHLDPARLYTSGGGNLPSLLFRTLTTRNRQPGEAGAKAAPDLATDLGTPSDGAKTWTYHLRDGIQFEDGTPITSKDVKYGIERSFAPELPGGAPYLRDWLEGAADYQGPYKQPDGIKSIETPDDKTIVFKLRKPEGDFPYLATATQFAPVPKAKDSGVDYEKHPISSGPYQVESYEPKKSLVLVRNKNWSTKIDELRYACPDRIEVTSGLDAAVINQRLVTGAGQDANAVTTDAVVGPEQLAQLGTGSELDKRVTRGEFPSTLYLAFNTKKAPFDNPKVREALSYAINRTSVVNALGGSAVQGASTTFLPPQKALGQQPYDYFPAGASGDPAKAKQVLAEAGLTDLTVEVTHENDDSEGVGPKVAAAVQEAFKQAGVTVKLNAIDAATYRDVIGKPATQPGLVLTTWGADWPSGGPFLIPIFDGRQIITAGGNFNLAQYNDPAVNAEIDAINALTDPAAAAQRWGALDAKIGKLALVIPLTYEKDVYLYGKNVKNAYADGWRGQLDIARISVK encoded by the coding sequence GTGACCGTGCTTCTCGCCGGCTGCCAGGGAGGTGGTGGTGACGGATCCACCACCACCTCCGGCGCGGCCTTCGACCCGGCGACCTGCCAGGGCGGCACGCTCACGGTGCTCAACCAGGGTGGCATCAACCACCTCGACCCCGCTCGGCTCTACACCTCCGGCGGCGGCAACCTGCCGTCGCTGCTGTTCCGCACGCTGACCACCCGCAACCGGCAGCCCGGCGAGGCCGGCGCCAAGGCGGCGCCGGACCTGGCGACCGACCTCGGCACCCCGTCCGACGGCGCCAAGACCTGGACGTACCACCTGCGGGACGGCATCCAGTTCGAGGACGGCACGCCGATCACCTCGAAGGACGTCAAGTACGGCATCGAGCGCTCGTTCGCCCCGGAGCTGCCCGGCGGCGCGCCGTACCTGCGTGACTGGCTGGAGGGCGCGGCCGATTACCAGGGGCCGTACAAGCAGCCGGACGGCATCAAGTCGATCGAGACGCCGGACGACAAGACGATCGTGTTCAAGCTGCGCAAGCCGGAGGGCGACTTCCCCTACCTGGCGACCGCCACCCAGTTCGCCCCGGTCCCGAAGGCCAAGGACTCCGGCGTCGACTACGAGAAGCACCCGATCTCCTCCGGGCCGTACCAGGTGGAGTCCTACGAGCCGAAGAAGTCCCTGGTCCTGGTCCGCAACAAGAACTGGTCGACCAAGATCGACGAGCTCCGGTACGCCTGCCCGGACCGGATCGAGGTGACCTCCGGGCTGGACGCCGCGGTGATCAACCAGCGGCTGGTCACCGGCGCCGGCCAGGACGCCAACGCGGTCACCACCGACGCGGTCGTCGGCCCGGAACAGCTCGCTCAGCTGGGCACCGGCTCCGAGCTCGACAAGCGGGTCACCCGCGGCGAGTTCCCGTCGACGCTCTACCTCGCCTTCAACACCAAGAAGGCGCCGTTCGACAACCCCAAGGTCCGAGAGGCCCTTTCGTACGCCATCAACCGCACCTCCGTGGTCAACGCCCTCGGTGGCTCCGCCGTGCAGGGCGCCTCGACCACCTTCCTGCCCCCGCAGAAGGCGCTCGGCCAGCAGCCCTACGACTACTTCCCGGCCGGCGCGAGCGGCGACCCGGCCAAGGCCAAGCAGGTCCTCGCCGAGGCCGGTCTCACCGACCTGACCGTCGAGGTCACCCACGAGAACGACGACAGCGAGGGCGTCGGGCCCAAGGTGGCGGCCGCCGTGCAGGAGGCGTTCAAGCAGGCCGGCGTCACGGTCAAGCTGAACGCGATCGACGCCGCGACCTACCGTGACGTGATCGGCAAGCCGGCCACCCAGCCCGGCCTGGTCCTCACCACCTGGGGTGCCGACTGGCCGTCCGGCGGCCCGTTCCTGATCCCGATCTTCGACGGCCGGCAGATCATCACGGCGGGCGGCAACTTCAACCTGGCGCAGTACAACGACCCGGCGGTGAACGCCGAGATCGACGCGATCAACGCGCTCACCGACCCGGCCGCCGCCGCGCAGCGCTGGGGCGCCCTGGACGCCAAGATCGGCAAGCTGGCGCTGGTCATCCCGCTGACCTACGAGAAGGACGTCTACCTGTACGGCAAGAACGTGAAGAACGCGTACGCCGACGGCTGGCGCGGGCAGCTCGACATCGCCCGGATCTCGGTCAAGTGA
- a CDS encoding family 43 glycosylhydrolase: MKLRACLAVAATLLAGLTTPAAAQAATVTYTNPVSAGTVDTFPDPAVIRGKDGVWYAYGTTNPIFNSKGETGEHILPILSSPDLVHWTYRKDAITVKPSYWAAGTRAWAPDIRYLDGSYHLTYALSNGGIALLTGATPTGPWTDHGLLVTPSGSGCPTGTIDQALFTDADGTNYLYWGSYDTLCVQQLTADATGRVGAVTQVGRGRRAEGSFVVRRDGYYYLFFSDAGCCDGAFSGYTVKVGRSTSPRGPFLTPSGLDLMSLTSKDGIVLAANGNRWIGPGHNALATDLAGQDWLVYHAIPAGDPDFPPVTGANGATLNLTRRPLMIDRLDWIGGWPVVRAGAGASETAQTAPVSTWTVDRSTGWDTTWPTATDPDSGEYLTAAKASFSLSTRAASGDVRVEGDLRSGAGLVISYTDPQNHVVAWLDQATRRLDVAVTVQGIRSDRTAVLPSGFSFATWHTVAAERRGRNLTVEVSADRLRDAVATVALTLPGTVPTTGRIGAAATAAGAAADNLGAAPLHRPVTQRVADPQPGAPLPEYSDDFSGTDPAWSWIRGRNDTTPTGNALVWPTQAAELYTGTNTASVLVRDAPAGDFTVETKLTFDGTRGNQQAGLLLYQNDDKYFKLAHSVLPLAGTSEVTHQVEFGKEGPRGTGVANAPMFGGPAAGTTWLRLRYHYDAANDEDEVRAASSVDGVTWTWGGVWTQPHTGAYRIGLVSMNATGATASFDYVTTFAAA; this comes from the coding sequence ATGAAATTACGCGCTTGCCTGGCGGTCGCGGCGACGCTGCTGGCCGGCCTGACGACGCCTGCCGCAGCGCAGGCCGCCACCGTCACGTACACCAATCCGGTCAGCGCCGGAACGGTCGACACCTTCCCGGATCCGGCGGTGATCCGCGGCAAGGACGGCGTCTGGTACGCCTACGGCACCACCAACCCGATCTTCAACAGCAAGGGGGAGACCGGCGAGCACATCCTGCCGATCCTCTCCTCGCCCGACCTGGTCCACTGGACCTACCGGAAAGACGCGATCACCGTCAAGCCGTCCTACTGGGCGGCGGGCACCCGTGCCTGGGCGCCGGACATCCGCTATCTCGACGGCAGCTACCACCTGACCTACGCGCTCTCCAACGGCGGGATCGCGCTGCTCACCGGCGCGACCCCGACCGGCCCGTGGACCGACCACGGGCTGCTGGTCACGCCGTCCGGCAGCGGCTGCCCGACCGGCACCATCGACCAGGCGCTGTTCACCGACGCGGACGGCACGAACTATCTGTACTGGGGCAGCTACGACACGCTCTGCGTGCAGCAGCTGACCGCGGACGCCACCGGCCGGGTCGGCGCGGTCACCCAGGTCGGCCGGGGCCGGCGGGCCGAGGGCTCGTTCGTGGTGCGCCGCGACGGCTACTACTACCTGTTCTTCTCCGACGCGGGCTGCTGCGACGGCGCCTTCAGCGGATACACCGTCAAGGTGGGCCGCTCGACCAGCCCGCGGGGGCCGTTCCTGACCCCGAGCGGCCTCGACCTGATGTCCCTGACCAGCAAGGACGGCATCGTCCTCGCCGCGAACGGCAACCGCTGGATCGGGCCGGGCCACAACGCTCTCGCGACCGATCTGGCCGGGCAGGACTGGCTGGTCTACCACGCGATCCCGGCGGGCGATCCGGACTTCCCGCCGGTCACCGGCGCGAACGGGGCCACCCTGAACCTCACCCGGCGGCCGCTGATGATCGACCGGCTGGACTGGATCGGCGGCTGGCCGGTGGTCCGGGCCGGCGCCGGCGCGTCCGAGACCGCGCAGACCGCGCCGGTCAGCACGTGGACGGTGGACCGGAGCACCGGCTGGGACACGACCTGGCCGACGGCCACCGACCCGGACTCCGGCGAGTACCTGACCGCGGCGAAGGCGTCCTTCTCGCTGAGCACCCGGGCCGCGTCCGGCGACGTACGCGTGGAGGGCGACCTGCGCTCCGGAGCCGGTCTGGTCATCTCCTACACCGACCCGCAGAACCATGTCGTCGCCTGGCTCGACCAGGCCACCCGGCGGCTGGACGTGGCGGTGACCGTACAGGGCATCCGTTCTGATCGGACAGCGGTCCTGCCGTCCGGATTCTCCTTCGCCACCTGGCACACCGTGGCCGCGGAGCGGCGCGGCCGGAACCTGACCGTGGAGGTCTCCGCGGACCGGCTGCGGGACGCGGTCGCGACCGTGGCGCTGACGCTGCCCGGCACGGTACCGACCACCGGGAGGATCGGCGCGGCGGCCACCGCGGCCGGCGCCGCCGCGGACAACCTCGGCGCCGCGCCGCTCCATCGCCCGGTCACCCAGCGGGTCGCCGACCCGCAACCGGGCGCGCCCCTGCCGGAGTACTCGGACGACTTCTCCGGGACCGACCCGGCGTGGAGCTGGATCCGCGGCCGCAACGACACCACGCCGACCGGGAACGCGCTGGTCTGGCCGACCCAGGCGGCCGAGCTGTACACCGGCACCAACACCGCGTCGGTGCTGGTCCGTGACGCGCCGGCGGGTGACTTCACGGTGGAGACCAAGCTGACCTTCGACGGGACCCGCGGCAACCAGCAGGCCGGGCTGCTGCTGTACCAGAACGACGACAAGTACTTCAAGCTCGCGCACTCGGTGCTGCCGCTGGCCGGGACGAGCGAGGTGACGCATCAGGTGGAGTTCGGCAAGGAGGGGCCGCGGGGGACCGGGGTGGCGAACGCGCCGATGTTCGGCGGGCCGGCGGCCGGGACCACCTGGCTGCGGCTGCGGTACCACTACGACGCGGCGAACGACGAGGACGAGGTGCGCGCGGCGTCCAGTGTGGACGGCGTCACGTGGACCTGGGGCGGGGTGTGGACGCAGCCGCACACCGGGGCGTACCGGATCGGGTTGGTCTCGATGAACGCGACCGGCGCCACGGCGTCGTTCGACTACGTCACAACGTTCGCGGCCGCATAG
- a CDS encoding nuclear transport factor 2 family protein — protein MTIKDIFLDAFGRFAAGDLDVQDEVIGADFVNHDPGSPRDRDAWIEFTKNGPLVNSTIDLKRVIADDVFVVAHYQLIPPEGGLGEAVVDVWRFAGDLIVEHWDVSQPVTAPDQV, from the coding sequence ATGACCATCAAGGACATCTTCCTGGACGCGTTCGGCCGGTTCGCCGCCGGTGACCTCGACGTGCAGGACGAGGTGATCGGCGCGGACTTCGTCAACCACGACCCGGGCAGCCCGCGGGACAGGGACGCCTGGATCGAGTTCACCAAGAACGGCCCGCTGGTGAACTCGACCATCGATCTCAAGCGGGTGATCGCCGACGACGTCTTCGTGGTGGCCCACTACCAATTGATCCCGCCCGAGGGCGGGCTCGGCGAGGCCGTCGTCGACGTCTGGCGCTTCGCCGGCGACCTGATCGTCGAACACTGGGACGTGTCCCAGCCGGTGACCGCCCCGGATCAGGTGTAA
- a CDS encoding DUF4360 domain-containing protein, with the protein MLSTITAGALLVSTLAGTPATAWHGAPPPLDKMVIDVVTTNGSGCPDKTAKVTVSPDNTAFTVTYSDFIAQVGPDAGPTDFRKNCQMALNVHVPQGYTYAVAGADYRGFGHLESGATGSETAFYYFQGESHTTRIKHDFRGWMDTDWQHTDRVEVGSLSFLPCGEQRYLNVNTELRVNAGTSSRKTTSFLTMDSSDASLETVYHVSWLKC; encoded by the coding sequence ATGCTGAGCACCATCACCGCGGGCGCCCTGCTGGTCTCCACCCTGGCCGGCACCCCGGCCACGGCGTGGCACGGCGCCCCGCCACCGTTGGACAAGATGGTCATCGACGTCGTCACGACGAACGGCTCCGGCTGTCCGGACAAGACCGCGAAGGTGACGGTCTCGCCGGACAACACCGCGTTCACCGTCACCTACAGCGACTTCATCGCCCAGGTCGGCCCGGACGCCGGGCCCACCGACTTCCGGAAGAACTGCCAGATGGCCCTCAACGTGCACGTACCGCAGGGGTACACCTACGCGGTCGCCGGCGCCGACTATCGGGGCTTCGGGCACCTGGAATCCGGCGCGACCGGCTCCGAGACCGCGTTCTACTACTTCCAGGGCGAGTCGCACACCACCCGCATCAAGCACGACTTCAGGGGCTGGATGGACACCGACTGGCAGCACACCGACCGGGTCGAGGTCGGCTCGCTCTCCTTCCTGCCCTGCGGCGAGCAGCGTTACCTCAACGTCAACACCGAACTGCGGGTCAACGCCGGCACCTCGTCCCGCAAGACCACCAGCTTCCTCACCATGGACTCCTCCGACGCCAGCCTGGAGACCGTCTACCACGTCTCCTGGCTCAAGTGCTGA
- a CDS encoding MFS transporter has translation MSRDVKVLAVGFGRLWTAQTVSSFGDGVMAAALPLLALTLTRDPMALAVVTAAGTLPWLLFGVLGGALVDRWDRRRTMWVADAARALLLAVPAVAAAADMLSIPLLAAVAFLLGLGGLFFDTAATAYLPDLLGRDPARLQRANSRLRGAQTAMAGFAGPPAGSALLALGRSVPLLADAVSFVVSALLVRSLPAMPRPVPEARESLLRQARAGASYVFRDRLLLGLALRPAVGNVAFMAVETVLALFVHERLGLGTFGFGLLLTAEATGGLIGAGIASFLGRKLGTGTALTCTAAVEGLAILVLAAAPNPYVAGLALAVCGAGMGATMVLGPSLRQTIVPAHLMGRVASTSRMLAMCAAPFGAFLGGWLAASFDVRTPLFAAAFLLLTMTAVTATMTSNRRVEAALRGVAPTGDPARPGPEEPVRESVPELL, from the coding sequence GTGAGTCGAGACGTGAAGGTGCTGGCGGTGGGGTTCGGGCGGCTGTGGACCGCGCAGACGGTGTCGTCGTTCGGTGACGGGGTGATGGCCGCGGCGCTGCCGCTGCTCGCGTTGACGCTGACGCGGGATCCGATGGCGCTGGCCGTCGTCACGGCAGCCGGGACGCTGCCCTGGCTGCTGTTCGGGGTGCTCGGTGGCGCGCTCGTGGACCGCTGGGACCGCCGGCGCACGATGTGGGTCGCGGACGCGGCACGGGCGCTGCTGCTCGCGGTCCCGGCCGTCGCGGCCGCGGCCGACATGTTGAGCATTCCGCTGCTGGCGGCCGTCGCGTTCCTGCTCGGGCTCGGCGGCCTCTTCTTCGATACGGCCGCCACGGCCTACCTGCCGGATCTGCTCGGCCGGGACCCGGCGCGCCTGCAGCGCGCCAACTCCCGTCTGCGCGGCGCCCAGACCGCCATGGCCGGCTTCGCGGGTCCGCCGGCCGGTAGTGCGTTGCTCGCGCTCGGCCGGTCGGTCCCGCTGCTGGCCGACGCGGTGTCGTTCGTGGTCTCCGCGCTGCTCGTGCGGTCGCTGCCGGCCATGCCGCGGCCGGTGCCGGAGGCCCGCGAGTCGCTTCTCCGGCAGGCCCGGGCCGGCGCCTCGTATGTCTTCCGGGACCGCTTGCTGCTCGGCCTCGCGCTGCGTCCCGCGGTCGGGAACGTCGCCTTCATGGCCGTGGAGACCGTCCTGGCCCTGTTCGTGCACGAGCGGCTCGGCCTCGGCACGTTCGGCTTCGGCCTGCTGCTCACCGCGGAGGCCACCGGCGGCCTGATCGGCGCGGGCATCGCCTCCTTCCTCGGCCGGAAGCTGGGCACCGGCACCGCGCTGACCTGCACAGCCGCGGTCGAGGGCCTGGCCATCCTGGTGCTGGCCGCCGCGCCGAACCCGTACGTCGCCGGGCTCGCGCTGGCCGTCTGCGGCGCCGGGATGGGTGCCACCATGGTGCTCGGCCCCTCGCTGCGGCAGACGATCGTCCCGGCACACCTGATGGGCCGGGTCGCCTCCACCTCCCGGATGCTCGCCATGTGCGCCGCCCCGTTCGGCGCCTTCCTCGGCGGCTGGCTGGCCGCCAGTTTCGACGTGCGGACCCCGCTGTTCGCCGCTGCCTTCCTGCTGCTCACCATGACCGCGGTGACGGCGACCATGACCAGCAACCGCCGGGTCGAGGCGGCGCTGCGCGGCGTCGCCCCGACCGGAGATCCGGCTCGCCCGGGCCCCGAGGAGCCGGTTCGGGAGAGCGTGCCCGAGCTGTTGTGA
- a CDS encoding ArsR/SmtB family transcription factor yields MPEDDLPETFHVTTDEQLRAVSNLTRHRIMAVLRFEPATITQIAGRVGLAKGSSSYHVRLLERAGLVRVVRTRKVRGVVERYYAMAARSIALPDPAPGQPDVLLRNAVADLETAPDGARQVKMSHLRLTDEQFAELGARLAALADEYRALSDPSLPDVSLVFALFRPSFGGSAEGEQAEGEPAENEQAQGEQTTGEQTAGDGQ; encoded by the coding sequence GTGCCTGAGGATGACCTTCCCGAGACGTTTCATGTCACTACTGACGAGCAGTTGCGAGCGGTCTCCAACCTGACCCGTCACCGGATCATGGCGGTGCTGCGGTTCGAGCCGGCGACGATCACGCAGATCGCCGGCCGGGTGGGGCTGGCGAAAGGGAGTTCCAGCTATCACGTCCGGCTGCTGGAGCGGGCCGGCCTGGTGCGGGTGGTGCGGACGCGGAAGGTCCGGGGGGTCGTCGAGCGGTACTACGCGATGGCCGCGCGGTCGATCGCGCTGCCGGATCCGGCGCCGGGGCAGCCGGATGTGCTGCTGCGCAACGCGGTCGCGGACCTGGAGACCGCGCCGGACGGTGCGCGGCAGGTCAAGATGTCGCACCTGCGGCTGACCGACGAGCAGTTCGCGGAGCTGGGGGCGCGGCTGGCGGCGCTGGCGGACGAGTACCGGGCGCTGTCCGATCCGTCGCTGCCGGACGTGTCGCTCGTCTTCGCACTGTTCCGACCGTCGTTCGGCGGGTCGGCCGAGGGTGAGCAGGCGGAGGGTGAGCCGGCGGAGAACGAGCAGGCGCAGGGCGAGCAGACGACGGGCGAGCAGACGGCGGGGGATGGGCAGTGA
- a CDS encoding GntR family transcriptional regulator: MTVEAVRGGIPEHGRVPKYYVVKSQLLNLLAELGEGALLPAERNLAVAYGVARSTLRQAISELTMEGRLRAYRGRGTFVAPPKLVQPLALRSYTEALREMGRSPGRRVVTVETVPAAALGADLGIAATDEVLHLERVLLADDEPLGLESTYLPVARFPGLMDGYDGTGSLYQHMIDRYAVTYASAVERIETVLASPREAMLLDTNPAQPMLLMQRVSSDGEGRPIERVRSLYRGDRIGFETHLRP; encoded by the coding sequence GTGACGGTCGAAGCGGTTCGTGGGGGCATCCCCGAGCACGGTCGGGTCCCCAAGTACTACGTGGTCAAGAGCCAGCTGCTCAACCTGCTGGCGGAGCTCGGCGAGGGGGCGCTGCTCCCCGCTGAGCGGAACCTGGCGGTGGCGTACGGGGTGGCCCGCTCCACCCTGCGGCAGGCGATCAGCGAGCTGACGATGGAGGGGCGGCTGCGGGCGTACCGGGGTCGTGGCACCTTCGTGGCCCCGCCCAAGCTGGTGCAGCCGCTCGCGCTGCGCAGCTACACGGAGGCGCTGCGGGAGATGGGCCGCAGCCCCGGCCGCCGGGTGGTCACTGTGGAGACCGTGCCGGCCGCCGCTCTCGGCGCCGACTTGGGCATCGCCGCCACCGACGAGGTCCTGCACCTGGAGCGGGTCCTGCTCGCCGACGACGAGCCGCTGGGGCTGGAGAGCACGTACCTCCCGGTCGCCCGGTTCCCGGGCCTGATGGACGGCTACGACGGCACCGGCTCGCTCTACCAGCACATGATCGACCGGTACGCCGTGACCTACGCCTCGGCGGTCGAACGCATCGAGACGGTCCTGGCCAGCCCGCGCGAGGCCATGCTGCTGGACACCAACCCGGCCCAGCCGATGCTGCTCATGCAGCGCGTCTCGTCGGACGGGGAGGGCCGCCCGATCGAACGGGTCCGCTCGCTGTACCGGGGCGACCGGATCGGCTTCGAGACCCACCTCCGCCCCTAG
- a CDS encoding copper resistance CopC family protein, with amino-acid sequence MTKRLLLALAAVLTLLIPAAPAWAHNALVEAAPAKNATLKKAPAGVKLKFLEKLPDSTKLSVTGADGSVPAQSPATINGATISLTFTEPLANGVYTVAYQVAAEDGHVTKSSYKFTVADPVAAATSAPASADPTTAPASADPTTAPAATSAAATVAAEPVSDDGNGPWLGLAAGIGILALAGAAGFVVLRRRRS; translated from the coding sequence ATGACGAAACGCCTCCTGCTCGCCCTCGCCGCCGTGCTGACCCTGCTGATCCCGGCCGCGCCCGCGTGGGCGCACAATGCGCTGGTCGAGGCGGCGCCGGCCAAGAACGCGACCCTGAAGAAGGCGCCGGCGGGGGTGAAACTCAAGTTCCTGGAGAAGCTGCCGGACTCCACCAAACTGTCGGTGACCGGCGCGGACGGGTCGGTCCCGGCGCAGTCACCGGCGACGATCAACGGCGCGACCATCTCGCTGACGTTCACCGAGCCGCTTGCCAACGGCGTGTACACGGTCGCCTATCAGGTGGCCGCGGAGGACGGGCACGTGACCAAGAGCTCCTACAAGTTCACCGTGGCGGATCCCGTGGCGGCCGCCACCTCGGCGCCGGCCAGCGCCGATCCGACCACCGCGCCGGCCAGCGCCGATCCGACCACCGCACCGGCCGCGACCAGCGCGGCGGCCACCGTCGCGGCCGAGCCGGTCAGCGACGACGGCAACGGGCCGTGGCTGGGGCTCGCCGCCGGGATCGGCATCCTGGCGCTCGCCGGAGCGGCCGGATTCGTCGTCCTCCGGCGCCGCCGGTCGTAG